The genomic DNA TGCGGTAGGCGGTGCCGACTAGTTCCACCTCGACCTGGGCCATCACGTCCCCGCGCTTGATCGCCGTCACCGTGGCGGGGATGTCGTTGCGCGCGCCGTGTTTCATGGGAGCTTCCGGGTTGCGCGGCCCGTCCGGCCGCCGTCCAGGCCTATCGCGGCCGG from Methylobacterium oryzae includes the following:
- a CDS encoding TOBE domain-containing protein encodes the protein MKHGARNDIPATVTAIKRGDVMAQVEVELVGTAYRMASVMTVDSLEELGLKEGDTVHVLAKAVNVLLVKP